The genomic stretch TCCGTGAATAGGGCGACAGCAGGGCCGCGAGCGACGCTTTCGTCGCTTTTCTGCAGTCGCCGGGCGCCGGTTCTGTGCTTAGGTACCCCATCGCGCCTTGTCGCCGGAGTATCACCTTGCAAGCTCGTGTCGCCTTTGCCGCCCTCGCCGGCATGCTCGTCCTTTCAGCTACCCCGCCAGCGCTGGCCCAGACCCCTGCGGATCTCACCAAGTTCAGCGAGACGTGCCTCAACGCCGAAGCCTTTCTGCTTGGCCAGGTGCCGGAAGGCGTCGACTCCTCGCTGATTCTCACGCCGCTGTGCGGATGCCTCGCCGGCGCCTTCAAGGACATGCCGCAGAAGGATGTCGATATTCTTGCCGCCGACCTGCGCGGCGAAGGCACTGACGAAGCGCACGCCGCCCATGGCAGCTATGACAAGGTCACCGAGGTGGCGCGCGAAGGCCTGACCACCTGCTTTGCGGGCCCTGAAGTTACCGCGGCGATGCAGGCCGCAACCCCTCCGGCGGCCGCCCCCGCCGATCCGGCGGCGCCAGCCGCCCCCGCGGCCCCCGCGCCGCAATGAGCCATCTCCAAGGGGCGCTTCGGCGCCCCTTGCTTTTTGCCCGCGCTGCGGTCAGATTGCGCGCCATGAAAACCGGCACCGCGAACTGCATTACCGGCTGCATTATTATCCGCTAAGCATTGCTGGCGGCGCGGTTTTCTTCATTTCCTGATCTGTAGTCCGAAGAACCCGTCCGCGAGCGTCTCATCGCGCGAGGAACCCTGACTTTGGGCGACATCACTCTGAAGCTCCACAATACGCTGACCCGGGCGAAGGAGGACTTCGTCCCCATCGATCCCATGAATGTCCGCATGTATGTGTGCGGGCCGACGGTCTACGACTATGCCCATATCGGCAATGCCCGCCCGGTGATCGTCTTCGATCTGCTCTATCGGCTGCTCCGCCATGTCTACGGCGCCGATCACGTCACCTACGTCCGCAACATCACCGACGTCGACGACAAGATCAACGCCCGCGCCGCCCGGGACTATCCCGGCCTTCCGCTCAACGAGGCGATCCGCAAGGTCACCGAGAAGACGGCGTCGCAGTATTTCAAGGATGTCGCCGCACTCGGCACTCTCGAGCCCGACCATCAGCCGCGCGCCACCGATTTCATCCCCGAGATGCAGTCGCTGATCTCGACCTTGATCGGCAGTCGCCATGCCTATGAGGCCGCAGGCGAGGTGCTGTTCGACGTGGGCTCGATGCCCGACTATGGCAAGTTGAGCGGCCGCAATCTCGAGGACAATCTGGTTGGGGCGCGCGTCGCGGTCGACGCGCACAAGAAGAACCCGGCCGATTTCGTGCTGTGGAAGCAGTCGAGTGCCGAAGAGCCGGGCTGGGACAGCCCGTGGGGCAGGGGACGCCCAGGCTGGCATATCGAGTGCTCGGCGATGAGCGAACGCTACCTCGGCCAGGTGTTCGATATCCATGCCGGTGGCCTCGACCTGATCTTCCCGCACCACGAGAACGAGATCGCCCAGTCGCGCTGCGCCCACGGCACGCCGGTGATGGCCAACTACTGGCTGCACAACGGCTTCCTGCAGGTCGAGGGGCAGAAGATGTCGAAGTCGCTCGGCAACTTCGTCACCATTTCCGAACTGCTCGAGAGCGACAAATTCGGCGGCCGCAAATGGCCAGGCGAAGTGCTGCGCCTCGCCATGCTGATGACGCACTATCGCGAGCCGATCGATTTTTCGGTGAAGCGTCTGGAGGAGGCCGAGCAGAAGCTGCGCGACTGGCAGCGCGCCAGTAAGCCGAAGCCCGGAACGCCGCCCGAGCCTTCGGTCATTGCCGAACTGGCCGACGACCTCAATTTCCATCGGGCGACGGTGGCGCTCGACGCCATTGCCCGCAACGCCAACCGCGGCGTCGAGACCGCCGCCAATTGCCTCGCCGCGACACTCGAGTTCCTTGGGTTCACCCCCGACGGCCTGCTGACCGCCGGCGCGGCCGACGCGCCCGCAGGCGTAGAACAGGCCGTCGCTGCCCGCCTCGCCGCGCTCAACGCCAAGGACTTCGCAAAGGCTGACACGATCCGTGCCGAATTGCTGACACAGGGTGTCCAACTGATGGACTACAAGGACGATGCCGGCCAGCGTCAGACCAAATGGGAGGTGGTGAGGTGACGCCAGACTTTCCCCTGCCGCAGCCGTCCGTCGCTCTTGCTCCGGCCGCGCAACCTCCGGTTGCGGACCCCTCATCCGGCGCTGCGCGCCACCTTCTCCCACAAGGGGAGAAGGTCGAGCGGCTCACCGATGTCGCGGCGTCGCCTTCTCCCCTTGTGGGAGAAGGTGCCCGAAGGGCGGATGAGGGGTTCTCTCCCCCCTCACCGACGGCTGCTAGGAGGCCGGTCGCGCCAAGGCTTCGCTCCTTCGCGCGTTACCTTCGGCGTGAAGCGACGCCACACGAAGAGGTGCTTTGGCATCTGCTCCGCGGACGTCGCTTCGTTGATTTCAAGTTCAGGCGCCAAGTCCCTGTCGGCCCGCTCATTGCGGATTTCGCCTGCCACTCGGCAAAGCTGATATTGGAACTCGACGGCGGCCAGCACGCAGAGAGCCAAACCGATCCCCGCCGCGATGCAGTGCTTCGGACGCATGGCTATCGCATCCTTCGCATCTGGAACAACGAACTCCACGAGAATCGCGATGGTGTGATGGAGGCCATCTGGCTGGCTTTGCAGGAGGGTCACCCATGACCGCCATCATCGACCATGTCGGCCTCACGGCCACGGACTTCGCCCTCTCGCGCGATTTCTACACTGCCGCGCTCGGTGCGCTCGGGATCAAGCTGCTTGCCGAGTTCGAGTATGACGGCGTGAGATCGGCCGGCTATGGCATCGAGCGCCCGACCTTCTGGCTCGGCAGCGGCAAGGTGCAGCGCGGTGGCGATACCCATGTCGCCTTCGTCGCCGAGAGTCGGGCCGCCGTCGAGGCGTTCTACACGGTGGCGCTCGCTGCCGGCGGGCGCGACAACGGACCGCCCGGTCTTCGCCCGCACTATGCGCCTGACTACTACGCCGCTTTCGTATTCGACCCCGACGGAAACAACATCGAGGCCGCCTATGTCGGCCCAAAGGGAGGACGCCTATGAGTGCCTTGGATCACGTGGCCATTTCGACCGCCGACTACCCGACCTCGCTGGCATTCTACGAGAAGGCGCTGGCGCCGCTCGGCATCAAGACGCACATGAAGTTCGAGGGGGACGAAGGCAACGTCGCGGGCCTCGGCTCGGAGCAGCCATTCCTGTGGATCGGCGACGGTGGCAAACTCAGCGGCGGCCGGGTGCATCTCGCCTTCAGGGCATCCACCCGAGCGGCCGTCGATGCGTTCCATGCCGCGGCGATCGCCGCCGGCGGCAAGGACAATGGTCCGCCGGGCCTGCGGCCGCACTATCACGCCACCTACTACGCCGCCTTCGTCTACGATCCGGACGGACACAATATCGAAGCGGTATGCCATGCCCCCGAGTGAGGCCCCCTTCACCGGCGGTTGCCAATGTGGCGCGGTGCGCTTTGCCGTCGGCCGGCTCGGCCGCGGCTCGATCTGTCATTGCCGGATGTGCCAGAAGGCTTTCGGCGCCTTCTTCGGGCCGCTGGTCACCTCGTTCGACGTCGTGTGGACCCGCGGCGCGCCGAAATACTTCGCGAGTTCCGACAAGATCAGGCGCGGCTTCTGCGCCGACTGCG from Devosia sp. A16 encodes the following:
- the cysS gene encoding cysteine--tRNA ligase — encoded protein: MNVRMYVCGPTVYDYAHIGNARPVIVFDLLYRLLRHVYGADHVTYVRNITDVDDKINARAARDYPGLPLNEAIRKVTEKTASQYFKDVAALGTLEPDHQPRATDFIPEMQSLISTLIGSRHAYEAAGEVLFDVGSMPDYGKLSGRNLEDNLVGARVAVDAHKKNPADFVLWKQSSAEEPGWDSPWGRGRPGWHIECSAMSERYLGQVFDIHAGGLDLIFPHHENEIAQSRCAHGTPVMANYWLHNGFLQVEGQKMSKSLGNFVTISELLESDKFGGRKWPGEVLRLAMLMTHYREPIDFSVKRLEEAEQKLRDWQRASKPKPGTPPEPSVIAELADDLNFHRATVALDAIARNANRGVETAANCLAATLEFLGFTPDGLLTAGAADAPAGVEQAVAARLAALNAKDFAKADTIRAELLTQGVQLMDYKDDAGQRQTKWEVVR
- a CDS encoding endonuclease domain-containing protein: MGGGEVTPDFPLPQPSVALAPAAQPPVADPSSGAARHLLPQGEKVERLTDVAASPSPLVGEGARRADEGFSPPSPTAARRPVAPRLRSFARYLRREATPHEEVLWHLLRGRRFVDFKFRRQVPVGPLIADFACHSAKLILELDGGQHAESQTDPRRDAVLRTHGYRILRIWNNELHENRDGVMEAIWLALQEGHP
- a CDS encoding VOC family protein, with the protein product MIDHVGLTATDFALSRDFYTAALGALGIKLLAEFEYDGVRSAGYGIERPTFWLGSGKVQRGGDTHVAFVAESRAAVEAFYTVALAAGGRDNGPPGLRPHYAPDYYAAFVFDPDGNNIEAAYVGPKGGRL
- a CDS encoding VOC family protein, with amino-acid sequence MSALDHVAISTADYPTSLAFYEKALAPLGIKTHMKFEGDEGNVAGLGSEQPFLWIGDGGKLSGGRVHLAFRASTRAAVDAFHAAAIAAGGKDNGPPGLRPHYHATYYAAFVYDPDGHNIEAVCHAPE